The genomic stretch TGGACTCTGGGGCAGTATGCATGAAACAAGTATACAACCTCAATTTAGTAAACTTGTTTTCACCGAAAATCAAAGTttcagtactactagtatttgagaatattttttCATAATGTAGATGGCATTTTCTATTTAAATTTTCCCCTCTCGACTAGTACGAGTACACACACTGTTGAACCTAATGTACTTTTTGGGTCATACTTATGTCATCAAGTGGTCTGTTTGACATTTTAACTGATAATTGCACATTTAACTCATTCAACAGATTACTGGTTCACTATTCTGAAGTGCTGGGATGAAGTAGAGTtataattaatgatatataAGTACGCACATACTAAACCTAAATATACGCAACTGACTATTTATATCTCATTATAATAAAACGTGAAACAACCTGTCATCAAATTTTTCTATTCTGTATCTATACAGCATGACATAGTTAAGGCCCGGTTCTGATTAAGGTTAAAATTTGGAATTAAAAAACAGGTGTCTAACAGAGCTTTAGTTGATACAGAACAAAAGAATTTTCTCATGTAAGTTGTAACCCAATGATAAGATACCACCAATGCAAGAATATGCTATATAAACATGGGTAATAGTTTACTCAGCAATGATTAAATTGCTGCATCAGCATTCTGACTGAACATCTCCCTTTCCCCTTGTATTCTGAATTTCTTAAACTGCTGTTCCCCTCCAATACCTTCAAAACTTTACAATGCCTGACAGTCAGTAAACCCAGGTATTCCTACCATGTACCGATTACCTGTACATTCTATTCACTATACCCCAAGTCAATAAACCAGTTAAGTCTGGTGCATGAATTGCCTTGGTTGAGTTATCCAAGTAAAAAGACTGATAAAAGAACAACCTTGAATATGTCAGTAGTAACAATAAAACAGAATATTTACAATtcagtaactacatgtatttatttaatgtcATATATAGGAATGACCCTGTTTGACATGGTAGCTAGCCAAACCTGAATTTTGGAAATTTGCATTCAAAATGTCACTGGCTCCCCCAAGCACACAATACCCTAAATGGGCATAATTATCTTGTTAAAGTTGCTATCAACACAAAGTGTTTGCTACTTTGGACACATCGGCTTGTTTCTAATTGTATCTGCTCACAACTGAAAACTTATGGTACATTTATTTGGTCTAAAAAAGTACCAAAGTATTCAAGAATTCAAACTCACCTTCTTCATATCTTCAAACTtgacaaacataacatttgAATCGTGTCTGTGTTCCCACCACTTCAGATTGTGGTCAAACCATGAACCATAAATAACTGAAGAGCAAAAAATACAATCATCAAAAAACTGACGgactggtacatttgtacattgtacattttaatcTTATCTATCCGGTAACCACAAGAGTTCAGTATACATTAGATCTATAGATATTATATACAACTAAATTGAATCCAGCAAATCAATCTCTTGAAGGTGTATGGTGGTGAATAGTGGTAGCaaagggtgtgtgtgtgtggggggggggggaatctgGTAAAGCTTGCACACATTTTCATAACTTGTACTATATAATTTGGTGTAAAAAGCTGCTTAAATATAGGTTACTCTATACTTGCCACCCCCTTCATAGAAATATTTATCTATTAGTATCAGTTATCAATGACAGACCCCACGAGTACACCCATAAAGTAGAGGACAGATGTTTCCTTCTGTACAGACTAAAGAAACCCTAAAAATTTAGTTCTGTGGATAACATCAGGCCATGAAATTTTAAATGCCAAAGTTCATATTTCCAAAAGGTCAAAGTATTTGTGGTGACCTGCACCAAGCTTTCTTATCAACAATTATGCAACATCTGTTCACACTTTGTCCAAAAAAGAGCTTGTACGTGTcatctttataaaaaaaaatctgatttTTAAAAACCATAGCACCTCGATTCCAACCCCTCCCCCCTTCACAAAATATAGGGCACCTGTAATATTACACAAATTCATCAGTTGACTTGCCATGTTTAAAAGTTAATGACCAAAGAACCATTTCAAGGTCTTATGTAAATGATCAGAATAAACCAATTCATTAAGTTTACTTTACAGTCAACTGATCAAAATGAAACAATGAGAGTGTCCTTGGAGtagtttttttatatttgattaAACCTACATGCAACCATTTACAAAACTTTTAAAAGTCAATATACCAACTTACCATCTCCTTCAAGATACTTGGGGAAAAAATCTGAAAAGGTCTCGTAGGTCTTGAagaaatgattgatttttgtaAAATGCCAGCCTGAGACTGCAGTATCTTTTGGATTACGAGCAACATACAGTGtctgaaacaaaataaaacaaagtaggattctaattaaaaaataaacaactcaTAAGTTCTATAAATCTGTACCCAATGTTACAACTTGTGTTTACCAATTGTACAAAGATATCCACAAGGCAGGAGTACGTTTTTTTAAAATGGGCAACtgtgtagctgcaataattgtagtgtttgatgtgattttgagggctttttcgtctgtttttgtgccttttttcatTCCGAcatttaacccgaatcaaacgctacaattcctctaatgcaaatgcaaatagacggaagcgattcagatctgaatcgcaaagttagGCGaacttttctgctaaattacgccttacctggcaaaatataggacatttcctaacgccaacattaattacggagccttcaagaccaaagaagtgttcagaggcaccccaattccgtcaaaatcggcaaatatAGCAAGGCATGCAGCAGTTTGAAACAGGTAGTACGTTGACCCCTCGCTCACGTTTACAAtgtggtctcgtctatttgcatttgcattagaggaattgtagcgtttgattcgggttaaacgtcggaacgaaaaaaggcacaaaaacagacgaaaaagccctcaaaatcacatcaaacgctacaattattgcagctaggcaATTGTGTAGATTGATCAGTAGTCTTGTCTCTTTCGCAACCATTTATCtatgcatttttatttttatgcacATGAAAATCATTGCTAACATTCCAATACCTTCCTTGGATTGAATGTATAAAATAACTGGATTCCTATATACAAAGGCTTTGTCAATCTATTGTAAATGTAGCCTACCTTTGGCTTCTTTTCAAACCACTGTTTTGGCATAAGATGGTATGGTAGATGAGTTCGTATAAGACGTGGTGATGGCATCTGATCTACCATCTTGTAAGTGGCTGGTTGTTGACCAAGAGGGCCAAGTTCAATGTATGGTACTCTAGCCAATAATGATTTACTTTTGACCTTCTCTAGGTCACCATCTTCCATAATGACAGATGTTATTTCTTGACCCCATGTGGTACCTGGGAAATAAGAATAATTATGAAATCTTAAGAGCATTGCAAACTTGGACTATGGAACTGGGTATGTCAAGTGTGCATTGTTCATCATGGGCAGCTGTCATTGTCATAAATTTACAAAAGTCTGGCAACTAccaaaatgccccccccccccccctccccctccacaTCACACCCCAGCATTGTTTGGGCAAGGGTTATCACTATTGGGTGCCTCCTAATGTTTGTTTCccaaatttaacaaaatgtaCAGTGGGCCTCTCCCAATCCAGATTTGTCAATGTTGCGACTGTTTAAGCCTAATGGTTTAAGAGAAGTCATGGAATGTAGAATTGGGCAAAATGACTTTCCTGGCTTCCCAAGACATAatctaaatgaaaataaaatcaccTTTGCCTTTGTTTGTCTTTAAAGAAAAAGGCTAAACTGCTGAACTTTGCATTCCTTTACTTGCAATAGAAATCAGTTATGTAACACTGCTACAAATACTTATCCAGGTGCAGATATATGCAAATCCAAAGGACTCAAACTTTACAATTCAATTGCAGTGTACAATACCCTGgacattcatttacatgtacatgtacttttaaaacAATAGAAGTGGGATACACATGATGGAAAATTTTTACTTTCAAAGTTTAAAACTTTAATAAGGGGACTTATTTATGGTCAAAGGAATATACCactgtcatttaaaaaaaaaaaaaaggtccTTAAAGTGATTTTTAGTCCATAAAGTCTTTTTCCACATGTCGTGTTCACTGTTGAACTGAGCCCAGTAAGTTTCCCACTATATGATTGAATGCTTTGGGTAGTATCACATGGTACAACAACATGAATCATGGGGGAAGCCATAACATAACTGccaagaaaatattttttgctATAGTTGTGgtaatttacaataataataccCCTGCGAATGACAATAAGAGTCGAGAATGGAAGCAAGACACACACTAGACATACCCGACCTTGGCAAAACACGTGGTCAGAACATTTccaatgaaaaaaatgattatCGATGAGAAGTCTTAAAAGAAATGCTTAAAAGTACATATTTCAAGTCAAAGATGAAATTATGACTGATGCCAACACATTGGAAGTTGTTGCAATTAGACATCTTACATTGGCTTGCTGTTCATGTTCATGACAGTTGCTACCGCTGTTAGCTTGGAATGTGCAATGAAGTAACCTTTAAACTCCGTGTTAGACATTATACATTGCATGATTGGTTATACTATTATCCCCAAATATTCTATAAAAATTAGAAAAATCAACATGTGTGAAGGTGTAACATCATTCCTTATATCATAGGagaatttcaaacattttgcgCAAAACTTACTTTTGGCATAATATTATGTACAAATGCAAATACAAGTGCATTTGAGAGAGTGATCTCAATTCTACCCATCCTTTCCCTAACCTTTATTTGGCAGCAGTTTGGAAAAATATTATCACCATTTCAGTAATGACACAATATAGTCAAGAAAGTACTCGCTGAAATATTTTACTATTGAATGATGTCGATAAACTACAAAGTTCTGTTCCACATGATTATGTCCTCAACAACtttacaaatgataaaaaaaggaggggaaataaataaataaataaatatcttaaTTGTCAAATAATCACTATTTAATTGTGTggttaatatttttaaaaatgtcagaAGAGGTGAAATAATCCTTGCGACATAAACGTATAACTCGTgcctgtaatttcaaatttgagttTGCATCAACCAAACTCATGACGAGCAATCGAGTACAAAGAATGCATACTAAATGAGCTGCCGGGTGGGTGATGGAAAAGTACCGAACAATGATGTATTTATCGCTGGGTCAGACGACGGTGTGCTATCCACGTGGGGTTTTACCCACTTACAAAATTATTGACAAAGATGTCCGCCATGTCTTCTGAAGAaatgttttcataatatttctcaatatatattttctaaaaatgactTTTTAGATAAAGAAATTGACCCGTTTGACTTTTTaccaaaaatgtacaaaattttaaGATTTCTCACCTGCTTTTGGGTATGTAACAACCCAAATATCGTCATCGCGAACCTCCATCTCCCGAATTGCGTCGAAAGTTGGTCCCGGTGTAATCGCAAGCATGCGAATTCCTTCATAATAATGATCTGGGGGAGGCTTAAAGTCTTCGGGTAGTGAACTTGCCATTTTTTGAGCTCCGTCAGTCTTTGCACGTTTGCTACTAGGCTCGTCGCTGTGGTTCTGCATGTTCCCGGCAAGTCTGGACGATATATACGGAAGCGAGAATGATATGCTGAGCATGCGCTCTAACCTTTCACCCCAGCTTCTCACGATGTCAAACAGGAAAATTCCAATAACGTGGTATGGTACAGGAATAGTGGATGATGTCGAGACTCCGCCTCCTACACCGTACATGCACATGTAGTTCACGTTGTGGCACATTTGGATGAGGATGATACAGGGTTAAGAGGCAATAATCTTTTCACCTTTGGTATTACCACCCAAGCCCCGTGCATaatttaatgttaaatgtttacGTGTGTTTTAATGATGATGTAACAGTTTCTTCGGATTGTGTGTTTATATTGAAATTTTCCATACCGCACGCCTTTTGATTCTGTGCACATAATAAGCTAAGTTATAGCGACATTGTTATCGGGTTAGAGTTCACAGTAGACAACTTCTGTCATATCcaataaaattacatgtactgaaaacaaattaaaagagGCTGGTGGAAAAATAACTGGAATTTTTCAGAGTACGCCTACATTAAAGTTCACCGCcttttgtattttctttcttACTCGGTGTTTTCACTATAGTTTTATTACGTAATACGTAATTCCAGGAACCGCCTATCCTTACTGTAACAATGACAACCTGAATAATGATGTTACTAAAATGCAAAAACAACGTTTAACGAAAACAGCTGAGAACAATGGGTGTTTTTCCCCTTGTCATTTTTATTGCACAGACTCGTACAGTCCAAGAATACCTCGGTATCCATTTGGCCGCCAACTGCAGACCTAAAGATCTGcccaaaaataataacaatgacaAACACTTGTCCATATAGATAGTGAGAAAAAGGGAACTGAGAATTAGTTCTAAATTTGCATTTGAAGCATTTTAGGGTCACAGAAAATAGTATATTTTTACGAAGGTACATTACATGTCATGTGTTGTCTTACTGTACTTTCCCCCAAAGTGggtcaaagctattaaatgaactatcaagatcagagAGCCTGataacaaggtttcatgttaaGATAAAcaccataaaaataacatacaaacatcacttacaccgtGTGGAttctgtatttagttaatgatatcaACAGTAACATCATGCATACTACACATACAACAAATCACCTCACTGGCTGCTGATCATGACCATAGGTTTTatttgaacttcaacagattatacTGTGTGTAGTAGTTACCGTTGGTAACTAAATAGAGAGTCCAAACGGTGTAAATGATGTTTGTGTGactgttatctttatggtgtctaactcaacatgaaaccttgtgatcaggctcactgatcttgatagttcatttaaaaGTTTTGACTCGCTTTGAAGAAAAGCGCTGCCATACCAAGAATGCATATGGTGATGTACGAGACCTAATTTAAAGTGTCAGTTTTCATTGCAAGAATGGAGAGATAGGCGAATGATCACAGTATAGAAAATAGTATCCACGAAGTGATCaacacaaatttaaagttaTCATGGTTATTGTAGTGAGCCCACCCCACCCACTTCACCCGGCCCCGTGCCCACACCCACCCCTTCAACAATTTAAGTCAAAGTCGTAAACTATTAAAGATTCAATGGTCTGTGACAGAAAGAATCAGAAGTCTATCGTATTTAATTCTCTTCATGTTATTTTCACAATTCCGAAAATTAGGCCTAATGTGATAATGTCTATCGGAATGAACCGAGACGCAAATTTCATCTTCTATACGATGTCTGATTACAAAAACACCTGTTCCATTTTCCATAACCTCGTGATCGTCACAGCTGATAAAATTGAATATGGCATTGAAAAAGAATCGCTTTGCTCTCATGACTGCATGATGCATGATGCATGACGTTGTGTTGTTTTGAGGGACAGGGCTACTATTCTATTGAAACCCGAATTCCATGAATTCCATGTACTGAAATAATTTGACTTTGAAAAGAGTACAGTGTTAGGTAACCTTTGAAAAATACATACGACGAAAACAAATCAAGCCTGCAACTGGGAACTGGGACATTTTCCATCAAATATATATAAGGCATAATTAAAACAAATCTGTGGTTCctattacgctcaattttagaataggtggggtaggtagattttttttaaattttattacagtatatgttgttgtttttggtgtAAGTgactagttcaggttttccactgttttccaaatggtttctgtgtagtttatttcttcctataagatttacagccattgcagattggaagaacattttgattttgtttttttataagttgatgtcattttccgcatccactaAATACATATTCTCTAAAAATtagtcaattacttataaaaagacattgtatctgttaattagtggtcaatattatatgtaggtAGTGTATTGGTTTAAATCTTGatcggttttgaatctgtcacaactacatgttaaaactgtactagttgtaactgaaGTATCATTTTCGATCacacaaccacaatatattcaatgaaaatagtTAAAATAGCAGTAATTAGACATTCTACGTGACCAATATCATCCATATAAGCAGTACATAAACAAGTTAAAAGTCGTGATCgatgttgagggcgctgatgtTTTGTTGCGGactcaaaaaaaaatgtgatttatcatgtatacagctacaaaagtACGTTTCTCcgcaggtgatgcaatactgtgtGAATTATATTACGAGTATgctattgtacctaacaaaagaGTTTCAATAAAAACGTTccaatttttttctctccactgtctatatgGTTGCATGCCGcgttagtgcagctttaaaaagTAACTCAGGACTATAACATGTAATATCGTAAGAACGATAAGTAAATGAaataacgttttttttttcctgattGGAGTCACCTTGGTCGCGTTATACCGTGTTTTTTCAGATTGGAGTCACCTTGGTCGCGTTATACAGTAACTCCGCGAATTCCTAGATGAGCAGTCACCCGATAATGGCTCGATACTACTTGTGTATGCAGAATATTGAGTACGTGTTTACACATTCTTTAACAGCCTATCTTTCATGACTCAGTTTTATTCCAAGATAATAAAAACATCAACGAGTTTTTGTAGTCATGGTTACAACATACACTCTACgggttacaaaaatattttttagcTGCAAAAGTGAACTGGTCGGGGTGATTCTTTGTTTTTACAATATCCTACAACGgcaaaacaaatttgaaagctAACTTTCCTTGTCCGATCCCCATCTTCTCTAGATTTCATATCTTCTTTGTCGTCAAAACTCAACAAAGGCAGGTATACGTAAATGCTTACGGATCCATGGCTATTGGTAACACCACTATAGAAAGCGTGTCCCCAGCCACATACTTGGGCATCTCAATTGATCcatcatttatttttcatctGCTGTTGCTGACGTGTATTTAGACCTGTtttttgtggggttttttcCATATTCTTCCTGGTTGATGTTTTGATATGATAATTTTGACGTACACTGGATTAGTAGTAGTAAGTGCTTTTACCACAAATTTGGTAAATTAAACCCGAAAACAATAATTTATGTAGACATTTTGACATTGCTTGTAAATAGTAGTTATTACAACAAAGTTCTGTATCAACTGTTAGTATCTCTTAGCCTGGTAAGCTGTGCtgaaactacctactagcagcaagtttccaCGTTGGTGGAGGGCCTATGCTTAATTCAAAGATTTTGTTCAGTGTGGTTGTCAGAGTCTATTTTATCTGGATAGCACTAAGATTAGCATTTACCATGCCgctatataacttataagtcaTGTATGATTGATCCAATTAGTATGGTGAATAAAAAGTCGACAAAGTTAGTTTTCATCCAGGACCACCCTTGTATAGTCTATCAACAAGAGAGAATAAAagtgaattacatgtaaattctgTCTCTCTCGTCTTTGCGTTTAAATTTCTCaaacttgtacatttgtaaacgAATTGTCATGTTTCACATCCAGCACGGATTATGTTAAGAATACTGTCGCTTGGGGGCGGGCTTTTAAAAAACCGCAAACACCTTTGTCAAGTGCAGTCAAAGAAGttgttcttgcaaaaagctGCTCTTGTGCAATTTTCAGTAGATTGACATTTTTTTCGATCGGTAGAGGAAGGGGGCAAACAAGGAAGAATTGTGGTTAggaagtcctgattttgatacagtgggaGGGGAAAACGTGGGGAGGAGCTCACATTGTGTacgtcaaaatgaattgttggtatagtCACGGAATATACAAAATTTTCCTGATGGGAGTTGGTAAATTATTCACAATATTGGGCGGGCAGTGGTCTGGCGGGCAAGTTGGAAACAAGTGGGGTGGACGGCAGATATCCTTCACCCGGGCCACCAGTGGGAGGGCACAATGAAAAGCTAAAAATTCTCCCCACATTTTTTGATGGGCGATTCTTAAAAAACACCATTTTTGGCTTCAAAAGAATCTGCCCTTTGGTTGCACCTGTTttgtgatacagacacacataatCTTGCCTGTATGTGTTCACTTGAACATTTTTATGTGAGGATTCgtataaagtagatttattCCACAACCACCATTACGCGTGTAGGCCTGAAATGAAAATACTCACGCAAGAAGTTACGTGTCCCTGTGcatgtatactattacatatgaATCTATGATGTGTACGTTGATgcacatttaaaacaaaagtttGCAGAATTTTGACAGGTCATAATGCAAATGACAAGTAAAAAGGACACGTTTTTTGAGCCTAAACACATAAGGTTGCAATTTGGCAGGAAATACCTTTCCGCTACATTCATGAAGACCCCCTGAGGGCGGTATTGCAGGGGAAACTTGCAAATTTGGGGGATATATATGGTGGGTACACGCAAAAAGGCTGTCATTAAAAGGGGAGGACTCCTGGAAATATGTTGAGTGAGTCAGCTGGttaagtttgtgtgtgtgtcatttatcTTCTTACTTGTAAAACATAATCCGCATCAGACAAGAACAAATCACACCAGACCAAACCCTCGATTTGGAGACAGTAGGGAGCCCTCCACGACGATCTTTAAAGAAATGGCTGATGCGTGTTTGCCTCACCAGCCAGAGTCTTGAACAGTCCATGCACCTTTCATGCCTTTGTACATTTATAGGAGGTTTAAAATTACGAAGTTGATACGTATATCTGAGTTTACCCGGGCAGCAACTTCATACGCCAATTTCCAAGGCTTATGCACAAGTGTCATCCCAGCACAGTCTGTTCTTGGGCACTGTCCTCAGCTGCAAACACACTCGCTTTCCGGGGGTGACCCGTAATCCCTCGAATTGAgacatataatattaattaattgCCCTGGAATATTGGCCCGGAATATATGCACTTAATTTTCTCAGATACGATAGTGTTATTATGTCATATTCAGATATAACTATAGACACATACGGTGAAATCCATTCCAAAGTATTCATGACACATGGCAGATGAGTGAATACTTCAGTATTGAGTCAAGTAAGATGCCAATGACAGATCTAGATTGTAAATTTACCATGCATCCATATAAAGTCATATGAAGTGAGGGCATTTAGAGTAAAGAATGACTGTTGTTAGTTGTTCTTGTGCTCCAAATCCAATCTTTCTAAAAGGGAAATTCAGATttatcaaactacatgtatatctaactTGATGATCAGGAGACTACATAACGTTTCACAAAATGTCTTACATTATTGCACAATTTCACATCAATGTCATAGTATGGATATATTTTATTAATCGCTCGTCAACATTTTTTTCTCTACTGTATGATTACTACCTCCATATAGCACAATGCATGAAACATCTATTGAGCCCAGAGATTTTAAAATACTGACAATCGAACCACCGACAGCGATATATAATGTCTGGCATACAGTAGCCAAGGGTTAGCATCTTGATATAGTAACGTCAGTGCAATGTATGACTGGGGATTACCCTTACCACACTATTCATTGTGTGACATTGTTGAACAGAAACAACATTCCCCGGCAACCCAGGCTTATTGACGACTTTCATATAATCCAGCTATTGAAACCGTGTTCTCCCCCCACGAACTAACAATTGACACAGTAAATATTGGAAGTGGGACGGGGATAGTGCATGATGTGGTGGAAGGTTGATAGGCTCAATTCTTTAAATCTAACAgattaattaaatatttttatttttgaatccAGGGAGATTATTTAAGAATAGTTGAAGTATTTGACTAAATGTTTTCACTGATTTTcagcaaaaaaaacaaactctCTGAGTGGGAAGAAATAGATTTAATTGCCAGTTTGAAAAGTTGGCTTAATATGATCTGAGTTGGTCTCAGTTTAAAATTGGGTTGAGTGCGATTCTCAGACATATGCATTCGTATTTACTTTATTATTGAAAGTCATAGCATACAGTGTTTAAAGTGAACCATAGACTACTTCGTATAGAGTCTATGATGAGTGAACACACTACT from Glandiceps talaboti chromosome 12, keGlaTala1.1, whole genome shotgun sequence encodes the following:
- the LOC144443459 gene encoding sulfotransferase 1A1-like — protein: MQNHSDEPSSKRAKTDGAQKMASSLPEDFKPPPDHYYEGIRMLAITPGPTFDAIREMEVRDDDIWVVTYPKAGTTWGQEITSVIMEDGDLEKVKSKSLLARVPYIELGPLGQQPATYKMVDQMPSPRLIRTHLPYHLMPKQWFEKKPKTLYVARNPKDTAVSGWHFTKINHFFKTYETFSDFFPKYLEGDVIYGSWFDHNLKWWEHRHDSNVMFVKFEDMKKDLKGQMIRIGDFYGHPIAADKIDACVEHCTFDKMKNNPMSNYSKAHFINHKKGTFHRKGEVGDWKNHFSVAQNELFDAVYFEKTQGTGLTFDFEL